Proteins encoded within one genomic window of uncultured Sphingopyxis sp.:
- a CDS encoding GNAT family N-acetyltransferase, with translation MTGTDGQRAAKMRPRIEDVAVHSALNDGTAVCLRTITPEDAPLIRDGIARLSAESRYLRFFSPAPELPDAVVQRLAEVDGHDHIAWGAICTECPGRPPIGAVHAVRYRHDGPVGEFSVAVLDAFQGQGLARMMTAALLVHCRAEELAVLDVHILSENAAARRLVKSLGAAWTGETAGVAEYRLDVGAAIETLRADSDAPGVRDVLRALEGE, from the coding sequence ATGACCGGCACGGACGGGCAGCGGGCGGCGAAGATGCGGCCGCGGATCGAGGATGTCGCGGTGCATAGCGCGCTGAACGACGGCACCGCGGTGTGCCTGCGCACGATCACCCCCGAAGATGCCCCGCTGATCCGCGACGGCATCGCCAGATTGTCGGCCGAATCGCGCTATCTGCGCTTCTTTTCGCCCGCACCGGAGCTGCCCGATGCGGTGGTGCAAAGACTCGCCGAAGTCGACGGGCACGACCATATCGCGTGGGGCGCGATCTGCACCGAATGCCCCGGACGCCCGCCGATCGGCGCGGTGCATGCGGTGCGATACCGGCACGATGGTCCGGTGGGCGAATTCTCGGTCGCGGTGCTCGACGCGTTCCAGGGGCAGGGGCTCGCGCGGATGATGACCGCGGCGCTGCTCGTCCATTGCCGCGCTGAAGAGCTCGCTGTGCTCGATGTCCATATATTGTCGGAAAATGCCGCGGCGCGGCGGCTGGTCAAATCGCTCGGCGCGGCGTGGACGGGTGAGACGGCGGGGGTTGCCGAATACAGGCTCGATGTCGGAGCGGCGATCGAGACGCTGCGCGCCGACAGCGATGCGCCGGGGGTGCGGGATGTGCTGCGTGCGCTCGAAGGAGAATAG